The genomic interval CCACCATAAGCAATCAGAATAGGCCACATGTGAATGGCTATATCCGGTTAAATCCGCCGAATCCAATCATCGAACTCTTATTTCCCACAAACCAAACTCATCCAGCCTCATGCACCTAACTAATCACATCCATCCTTAGACGATGCATGCCTGTGGACATTCTTGCCAAAACCAACAATTAGCCGTGAGAGCCCAAACAACTGAGTACTCCAGCCTACGATTGTCAAGATATTTTCTCATCTAACTTATTCTAGTATTAGGAGTTATGAAGATATGAAAAGCCATTTTAGTTCAGAAAATTGTACGATAAATCATGTAACCTGTTTCTGAAATGGaaataaaatatgagaaaaaggTACTATCAACAACTGCAGGCCTGGCTCTGAGGCAGGGCAAAGAGGGCGATGGCCTAGGGCCCGTCCTGGCTAGGGGCTATGTCTAAATATGTATGAGTACTGTATGAGCTAAAGTGGTATTTAAGACTAGTGAATAATTCCGTACTATCTACTACTCCTGGCTTATCTACTAGTATCTACAtaatattccctccattccaaattgatctgcatatagtttttttgaggttattcttcctaaatgatatatatatttgtgtttattcattaattctattcgttatttgtgcattggagtaaatggacattgatgcatgcatccatgcatacaagtatttataacccacatgcaatatcttgatttactattggctaggaaatagtggggatggtgcatgcattgagtttgttgttagagtaaatatagtatgagagagctattagcttttcttgatcttggtgtacctataaaatatgtagataaatttggaacggagggagtagtgattAGTGAATTAATAAAGATTGTAGATTCAATAATCAAAATTGTATGTATAGATAGATTCttgttgataatatatatttccTCTATAATTTTAGGTACTGAAAAGTTGTAATTTTACTCCAGAAGCCTTTTTTTCGCTAAGTAAAGGGGAAAATAAATAAGGTCAGTTTAAGtgtcgattttttttctatttctaacaacatatatatgaaatgtTATATATGTTCATTTCTTTCATGATTAGATTTGAAAACACACTTTAAAAATGAAAGGGGTTGTTCAGATTGtaaccaaaataaattttaccaaattttgacaatttagtCATATTGTCaagttttggcaggatttcttatatatttactaaagtttggtaaaaaaactaaatgaatATACATCTTTGACAATTTTACTAAAAATtggtatggtttgaaatgacatcaatctgaacaactCTAAAAAGTGTGAATATGTATATAACACGTCTCTCCGTAGGGGAGAGCGTGTTAAGGGTCATGCTGTCAAGTTTGCCCTAGAGCCCTCAAAATTATAGAACCGGCCCTGACAACACAACTACATCGTCCCGGGCTCCCGGCCCGCGTCGAGCTTTAGCTCCGTGAACCCCATTACATCATTCAGGCTTAGCTTCGTCTGCAGCCGCGGGCAGCACGCCGACGACAGGAGGCGGCCTAAGGAGGTCACCACCACTGCCTGTATATGCCGGAGCGAAGGATCCATTAGCGAATTGAATTCTACGGTTGTTGGGAGCTTGAGGGTGGCACAGTTTAGTGGCAAGATCGTTGAGGCTCATCCAAAATCAGTTCGCGAAAACACTCTCCTACCACTATCATGTTTAAGGGCCAACTCAAATGGGCTATATGCAAGTCACTATCCCGTTCAGACCTCATTTAAATGGGCCGCATCTCCCAAGTCAGATGTGTCGTTGGAGTCCTCTCCGACGGCATCgatcttcagagttcagaaggCTGTTACTTCGGCATATGTGTTCATCATCTCCCGGTTGGCTCAAAGTTTCTTCCAGCAGTACACATACAAGCATTTTATTGTACTAGGGATAAATCATTATTTTCCATTTGAGAGTTCTGCTACTACATGTTATTGATCTAAAAAATGTTATTGACCttgcaagcaaattaagctGATGCTGCTGTTTACTCACCACCTCAACGGATCATGTTCCTCTACCTTCAAATGTACATGTCTTTATTGACATATGAACTGACATGTAAACTCGATGAATCATAGGTTCACCTTTCAGTGATAAAAGTATGGTGTTTTGAAGGCAGAGGATCTCGATCCCACCTCAACCTACGCGATCACCACCTACAGTTGCAGTACGACACAACAATAATGCAGtattgcagacttgcagtgaAACGTTTATATTACAGAAAGAGCATGCAAAagaacaccaccaccacttACACTTAGAGCAGATATATAGTCACAAACACTCTCATCAGTCTACGGAAGAAGAAGCACAGTGACGGGCATGTAGCTCAGCATGGTGCCAACCACAAGAAACCAAAAGGATCACACTAAGAAGCAaagctgcatctgcatgctTTGCTTCAGGATCAGTCAGGACGACGCACACACACACGCATGCTCTCATCGATCTAGgagacaccaccaccaccatcacacAGACAGCAGAGCGAGCTGGTCCAGCATCAGTGACCCACATGCTTCCGCACCTAATTAACCAGAGAGGATCCTATGCGTTTTCATCTCTCATCAGGCGGCtatcgccggcggcgccgcccagaACTGGGCGTTCTTCACCTTGGACACGCTGTTCAGCACCCCCAGCGGCGTCACGTCGCCGACCACCGTCACCTTCTTCGCCGCGAAGTCTATGTTGAAAGATGTCACTCCTATTCATGCATACATATAAAAGACGCAGATATTAGTACTCTATATCCAGATTCGGAgtaataggatgtgtcacattcaaccaaaatatcttatattatgtgacggagagagtaattataAAGGGTGAGGCTTTGAATCCAGATCGTCTAGCCCATCCCGTTGTAGAGCTAGTCAGAAAACCTCTAGGGGTTTCTCTGTTCATGCATACATATTACAATGGGCATCTTTAATTTATCTTCAGTGTTTCTGAAGAGAAAGCGTCAGATCTTGATTTctgtgtgtttggttgctccGAGATACTagcagatagatagataggctCACCTTCCATCTTGGCGAGGTGCTTCTTCACTTTGCCCGCGCACGCTTTGCAGTGCAGTGATACCTTCAGTACAACCACCTGAAAAAGATACCCAATGCAAATGCCGGTGGTTAATTAATTCAAAGCAACTATGTGTTggctttttgaaatttaaaacagAAACGATGCAGATGTGCAGTGCTGTCATGTTTGTAGCAAGTTGTCATGTTGTAGTCTTAAAATACTGTCATGTTCTGAATCTCTCTTTGTTTAAGGGATACGTGCTGAATCTCCTCTTTTTTCTATGGATTGGTCTGAATCTCTCATGCTTAGTTACGAGCCTACGAGTCAGTTATCCAGCAATTTTAATATACGTACAAATCTCACTGAAATCAAGAAGGTAGCATGTATGTCAATTCGTCATCATGATATTTGCCTTTCTTTAGGTGGAAGTTCCACAGTATCTAATAGAAAATCATAGCATACAAATCCTGATATGAGTACTAATGATTTGCATCATCTATTGAGTAGTACTTTTGTACAACTTAATTTATCTTCTCCTTTTATGAACAAAACTTGGTATCTTcgcaaaaggaaaagaaaatgaagtgCATATTAAACCttgaaaaatcaaaacacaaACTCTGTGTAGTAATTACTCACCTGCTCCTGCGTCAGAGTGTTCTTCACATCACTACCAGCTTGCTCTTCCCTGACCACCTTGGCATCGACGGCCGGAGCAGCCGAAGCCTCCACCTCCTGgatctcctcggcggcggcggcgcggctgctgAGCAGGTACCTGGATGAGCCGGCGGGGCTGACGAGCTCGCCGCCATTCGCGGCAGCCGCCTTGTGCTGATGCTGCTGCCCTCTCCTGCAGTCTTGCCTGTGAACCGTTCTTGGCTCACCGGGGACCTGGCAGAGAGGGCTCGCAGCAATGGCGCCGCCCTTGTGTGGCCGGACCATCGGCTGCCGCTCCAAGCTCGGGCATATCGCcgtggacgccggcgacgagcacgagagGCTCTTCATGTCCTTGAACAGCAAAGGCGCCATGCTGCAACTGCAGTGAGTGGTGAGTTCTAGCTCAGCTAGTGTGAGTGGTAAACTGGCTGAGCTTGTGTTGGGTGGTGTAATACTGATGGAGCAAGGAAGAGTGGAAGAGTATCTTAGCTTATATAGGAGAAGACAACTTTGCTATCCATGGTTAGCACTACGGTAGGGTAGAAGCTGTGCTAACTGCTAAAAAATGCTCTTATTTtcggggcttttaactatttgccactcttacaaaTGGTGCTTAACGATTTGGCACTAAACCCACATGTCACagacacatgagggcccacataTCATTGACAGGGGTtggcaaatcgttaattgccatgtcacaagagtggcaaatagttaaatttcccctTATTTTCCCATTTAGCGCTTGTttagttactactccctctgtttcacaatgtaaaactttctagcattattcatattcatatatatgtgaatgaatATAGAcgcatatatgtgtctagattcattaacatcaatataaatatgagcgatgctaaaaagtcttacattgtgaaacggaggaaatagtaactttttcttcaaactttcaacttttccatcatattaaaattttcctatacacataaactttcaacttttttttcttcaaacttttaattttagttaaatTTCTAGTGTTggtgtgaaactaaacacacccttgctACCAAGAGAAACAAAAACATATGGAGGCTAAAATAAACAAGAAGTCATGAATGCGGTTTCTGGGCAAAGTTAGGCATAAtgcggtttcaaaaaaaaaaaagttaggcaTAATAGCTAGGGTGTGTACGATTTTTTatatcacaagaaaaaaaaaagaagagttggTACACATGTTGGCTTCAGAGAAACGGCTCGTTTTTAGCTTTACTGCTAAGTTGCCAGATTACCGTGATGGTCCTGGCGTGTTCAGGCTTTCCTGGTTTCAGCCACGTTGTCGTATGGTTCACTTCTTCAGTTGCTTATCTCTAGCTGCATGATGACTCTTGTGTTTCCACCACAGAAAGCCCTGTCAAGAAATTAATATAGTAGTTGAGATTGATGTAACAAGCACTAATGgattacttcctccgtcgtCTTAAAATGTTGCTACCTAATAAATCTGGTTTGATGGATTTAACACATCCTAGAataacgaatctgaacagaACACCGAATCATCAAACAGGTTCAGATTTTATAGTACTAATCGTAGCATCAAACAGGTTATCTGATCCTCAGTTAAGCTAGTGGTTCAAGTTGAAGAAACATGGATTGTTCCAATCTTTCTTCTAGATATATCCTCCTTGCTCTTTCATGAACAGCTTCTAAAAGTGTAGAAGGATTCTCCATTTCTTTTCCTCGACAAAGGATGAGGCAGGATTGCTAAGGTGGCTGAAACGGTACAACTCCGAATAATTCAAGGAATGTCTACACgtccaaaagaaaaataaagccTTGGACGAAAGCTAGCTATCCGATAGCAATCCATGGCCAGGAGTATCAAAACCTGTCAAGAAACCAGCATATTGGTAGACAGAACAAAGGCATGCCGAATTTCTTAATGATGAAGAGTCAACAGTTTTCCTTTCACAATAATTCGAACGGAAATCAGGAGGACATGGAGAGTGAGACGGTTGCAGCGCAATGTTTGCAAGTTACTGTACTTGTTGTTCTCGTTTGAATCCATGAATCATCATTTTGCATGGCTAGAGTCTACCACAGATGTACACAAATCATGGTAGTACCTTCTTGTCTCTGGTAATAAGAAAGCATTCAGCAGCTGTATGTACCATGCATGTATGATTGTAAATGTGGCCTAAAGCGAGGAGTATCTGTGTGTGCGCGCGCACAGCCACAGACACAGTGGCCGGCCTCTCGCGATCGATCGCCTGCACGCGCAAAGCAGCATCAGATTCTTCTCCCAACTTCTCCACCCCTTTTCACCGGGGGGGAACAGTTGCCGAGTCGGCGTCACGGATTCCGCCCGCGAGAGCGAGCGAGACGCACGTACGCCGAGAGAGAGCCGCGAGACGCCGTGATTTTTAGCGATAGATGAGGCAGGTTTTGACGCGGTCGCGCGCGCGAGCACaagcacaagtgcacaaccGGCTTTGGCTTGGCTCGCGAGGTGAAAACCGTGAAACCACTCGGCTACTTGGATTTGGCTACTGGACGAGATGGCGGCAGCAGCGAGCGAGCCGTTGCTAGCGGTGCGTGCGTGTCAGTGGCGCGCACGTGATGGGAGGGCTCGTCGTGTTGTACGTGAGTGGCGCTGGCCGTGTCGGGGTAAAAACCGCGGGTGCCGCCTGCGCGAGCTGCTCGTCCCAAACTGTGCGTCCCGTACGCCACCAACGGCTCGTTGCAGTAACCTCACGAGAAGATCCAAGGGTCCCAGGTAAAACTGGGTCGCAGTCGCGAAGGTAAGGTATTAAATGCCGGTGAGTGAGTCAGGAGATCTCTCTATACGGCACATAATCTTCCGTGCAAGCCGAACAACAACTAGTTCTGCCCATCTGAATGGCTGGATGCAGCGGTAACATGAAGCCTAGaacgtttttttttctatttcttccaaCGAAAGAGTGTGCTCCGATTGGAATGTGTACTGTATACAGGGCAGTTTGTAGTGTATTGGGCAGTTTATGTTGTTTTATTGGTGACCAATCATCAACGAATAAGATcatgtttagatgggactaaaacttttaagtccctatcacatcgaatgtttagacactaattataaatattaaacgtagactattaataaaacccattcataatcttggactaattcgcgagacgaatctattgagcctaattaatctatgattagcctatgtgatgctacagtaaacattatctaattatagattaattatgtttaaaaaatttgtctcgcgaattagcttttatttatgtaattagttttgtaagcagtatatatttaatactcaaaaTGCAGGGACTAAGTtcatggatccaaacaccacgtAAGTACAGCTCGGTTCAGGCATGCAGCATCCAGCATACAGGAATTTGGACAGCAGAGGATGAAACCCATGGGACATGGACTCAAAGGCTTACCTGAGCTTCGTTTTGGAagaagtacaccgaaggtccctcaacttgttatcgagttacaaaatcgtccctcaaccgcaaaaccagataccggaCGTCCCTCAACTAATAAAACCGTTCAATTTAGATCCTCCGGTGATTTTGACCTCGATTTTATCTGAGGTGACGGCTGAGTTAGCGTGAAACCCACGTGGACCCCGTATATCAGAATGACATGTcatctctccctcctcttctctcccttcctcatctctccctctcattTCTCTCCTCTCTGCAGGGCCGCTGGCGGGTAGGGAGGAGgtccggcagccggcggcggcgcatgcgaCCTCGGGGTCGGACCGTCGGAGAGgcccgggaggcggcggcggcggcgacgacgacgacacgggataagggaggcggcggcggcggcgacgcttgagaagggagaggcggccggtggcgccggcgcgggaAGAAGCTGTCTTCGGCGTCGTGCCCGCTCTGCCCCCGCCTGCTTTGCCCACCGCTGCCCCGCGCTCACACActcccgccggcgacgccgctgacggcgcgggcgcgagAACTGCGGCcatggatgacgacggcggcgacgtcctcGCTCCCCCCGCCCCGCTCCCCGTCGGCgccctcttcctctcccgcaGCGCGCCTGCCCGCCGCTCGTCTGCTCCGTCGGCCGGCCGCTCCCCGCGcagtcggcggtggcgaaggtgaCCGTGCCGGCGTCGAGGTCGTAGCCGACGTGGATGTTCTGCTGCGCCAGGTTCCCGAGGATGGACACCGGCTGCTGCTTCGTCGTCGCCACGATTACCAGGCACAGCGTCCCCTCCTGCACCGTCACGGACGCGTTCTCCGGCttcagcgccaccgccgcgcggccgccgccgccgccgaactccAGCGTCAAGTCCGGACTCGCCTGTTCGGTTTGCTTCCTGCTGGATGTACACATGAGGTCATTCAAGATCAGTAACTTATACTCTATTCTAGCAAGCTGGCTGTTAGTGAGAATTCTGAATTCTCATTGCATCGCCCAACGAAGATAGAAGATCGGAGTGTTATACATCAATCAATTTCTTAGCTGGGAGTGTTACTCCTGCATTGCTCTACAATTTATGGGTCATGTAATTTGATCTCTCACAGAATCTATAGCGAGGTAAGAAAGCGAAACCGGCGCCACAAAATATCTTGAAATTCTGCTTGTTCATATACTGTTCTTCTGATTAAAGAACAACTTAGCTTGAGATTGTTTTGTTCACTTGCAATTTGCAGGAGTAACAAAGCTTATTTTTGCATTGCCGGAGTCCACGATGATgcgggagctcgccgccgatgCACCGTCTTGTTGCCGACCTTGACAAAGTCGAGGACCACGGTGTAGTACGTGTCCACGTccccggcgacgagcggcgtgCTCGCTGCGCCGAGCTCGGTGACGTTGGCGAGGGTGCCGAAGTTGAACGCCGACGATGTGTTGACGGAGTGCGGGACGAGGCAGTAGGAGAATCTCCGGCCGAGCGACGCCTCGCCGCGGAGCTGCGTCACGAGGGAGACCGCGTCGCCGCTGAGCCAGACCAGCCCGTCGGCCGGGAACGAGCCGGCCGTCGTGGTGGAGCAGCCGAACTTGACGCTGCACACGCCGCCTCGTGGTCGTGGGCCTCGTGGGTGGCGGCCGGGGGggagcccgcgcgccgctcctacccccgccgcccctccaccgccCGCAGGTCCTCCCCCCACTGCTGctgcgtcgcccgtcgccgccaccaccgcagccgcgtCGCCATCAAATCGGGGAGAAGTCAGATAGACATgaggaaaggagagaagaggggaggagagagatgaactgGCATTCTGagacgtggggcccacgtgggtcccacgctgactcaaccgCCAGCCACACAAAACCGGGAtaaaaaccaccgaaggatctaaagtgaacggttttgttagttgagggacgtcagtatctggttttatggttgagggacgatcttgtaactcgatgataagttaagggaccttcggtgtactttttcccttcGTTTTCGGCACCGGTGTAAAGGTCGGCCCAAGCAGACATCCTCCCTTGCCTTGCCCACACTGCTCCAGTTGGGCCGGACCATATTAGCAGAAACAGTGCCCGCTTTCGCTTCGGAAAGGCTAAGGGGCGATTGATCGCCCCCAGCGATCGCCCCGGCGCGCTCCCCCTTCTCTTCATATGGTTTCCTTTTTCGGCACCaaattactttcctattttattaaatttatacacctaaattttatacacatcaagtttacacatataaagtttagagacccaaagtttataagtcaaaagtttatatatccgattcaaatttaaatttgaattcaaatattttttatatatagtatttctatacatctaaagtttatacacctaaagtttgtagacccaaagtttataagtcaaaagtttatatacccgatttcaaatttgaatttgaattatatttcaaattcaaatttgaatttgaattcaaatattttttatatatagtatttctatgcatgtaaagtttatacacctaaagtttatagacccaaagtttataggtcaaaagtttacatacagtttcaaatttgaatttgaattcaaatattttttatacatagtatttctatac from Oryza glaberrima chromosome 3, OglaRS2, whole genome shotgun sequence carries:
- the LOC127766449 gene encoding uncharacterized protein LOC127766449 codes for the protein MCTSSRKQTEQASPDLTLEFGGGGGRAAVALKPENASVTVQEGTLCLVIVATTKQQPVSILGNLAQQNIHVGYDLDAGTVTFATADCAGSGRPTEQTSGGQIRYSRMC
- the LOC127765401 gene encoding protein SODIUM POTASSIUM ROOT DEFECTIVE 2-like yields the protein MAPLLFKDMKSLSCSSPASTAICPSLERQPMVRPHKGGAIAASPLCQVPGEPRTVHRQDCRRGQQHQHKAAAANGGELVSPAGSSRYLLSSRAAAAEEIQEVEASAAPAVDAKVVREEQAGSDVKNTLTQEQVVVLKVSLHCKACAGKVKKHLAKMEGVTSFNIDFAAKKVTVVGDVTPLGVLNSVSKVKNAQFWAAPPAIAA